The Eleginops maclovinus isolate JMC-PN-2008 ecotype Puerto Natales chromosome 3, JC_Emac_rtc_rv5, whole genome shotgun sequence genome includes a region encoding these proteins:
- the tnxba gene encoding tenascin yields MLFTLGLLLLLNPFPCFPSPTIERRNSTGSDATKSKAIFTLSKPKTTAALAKQTVRPTLKPNTVNQTVLSTIATATVKASTVSEVKASKEKPAPNVAPNVKSASTKSASASAAKTTKAKLQPLVNQTVSMKSPSTGDGKAAKDKHAPTVVQIQSTSLKVTPAGAKTAKNKPTALVNQTVVAKSSSTKDKPALTIDQTAQSTPVNAAGFAADKDKLAVIKAPNATTTKEKPSSGKPMKVVISEGCDSSNGKDKELKLQPGEPLVMTHKISLVPGGCSGGCDAEMAALKGRVARLEREMTSLKEKCPCSASCPSGCNGARECQKGKCICQQGFTGPDCKTAKGKVKVTMETTTQQSNKDKENKQEKITKEENTLIQKKEQKKGSDVKETTTKTKETTIKTKVATNAKEGAKKESSVNKITIKKTSETKTSLPTLDQVLLKHEGRKQEEARKGKTTSKKIPQKPDNKRVEEGTNDKAHPKDQPQTNVTLINVKKSNCTAKIVTLLTKGVGANKTRTGKETLEQSTLAEKNVTQSSGNQRTKKVKVEMTNVQSVDTRNTDAGKVEKAKDAQKSQYLVNSTLVSTTLDSGSVKKTGGSGLGSVKAVNISSYSFTVTWTAPQGMFKNFTVIRIEPRTEGDEDNHEEMEEVALEGETASTAKNTTEVQVESESTNTTAASGKAAGASGKSETKRISMVVPGSVRSVEFSNLRANTAYVIQVYGSAADRKSKTHKATAITGPEPATEMVFSNVTDSSFNVSWTKPKTTFSSIRVTYTNIITGESRFVTVESHQSYVVLSKLSAGTSYIVIVTTTQGRTQSDILTSLMTTVPAPPTHLQVVNVTDTKAVLQWTPSLGKVDRFIISYESSKTPNVTVTVMLSGNSVEHQLRGLQRGTLYKVKVLSQKDSLQSMAISTTFTTANLVKASEVGTRSAVIAWRTSNVIYYSYRLIYQVAGEETKEVILDQSSTEYKLTGLLPMSRYIVLVQGEIDGQFTSVVTTEFITGKLRFPFPTECSQELLNGALQSGEVDIYPDGKEGGTVRVYCDMETDGGGWTVFQRRMNGKTDFYRTWNEYSAGFGNLSEDFWLGNELLHNLTSVGPVSLRVDLQSGNDTAYAHYADFTIDSAERHYTLAVSGYTGTAGDSMRYHNGRPFSARDKDPDPLGIHCARAYMGGWWYKNCYKTNLNGLYGINSNNQGVVWIDWKGKDSSIAFTEMKFRPARFSPATHG; encoded by the exons ATGCTGTTTACTTTAGGacttctcctccttctcaaCCCCTTTCCCTGCTTTCCATCCCCGACCATTGAGAGGAGAAACTCCACAGGAAGCGACGCGACAAAATCCAAAGCCATTTTTACCCTGTCAAAACCAAAAACCACTGCTGCTCTCGCCAAACAGACCGTTCGCCCAACCCTGAAGCCAaacactgtcaatcaaacagtTTTATCCACTATAGCCACAGCAACAGTAAAGGCTTCTACAGTTAGTGAAGTGAAAGCTAGCAAAGAAAAGCCTGCCCCCAATGTAGCTCCAAATGTTAAGTCAGCATCCACAAAGTCTGCTTCAGCCAGCGCAGCTAAAACCACCAAAGCCAAACTCCAACCTTTGGTCAATCAGACCGTTTCAATGAAATCACCTTCAACCGGGGATGGGAAGGCTGCCAAAGACAAGCATGCCCCCACTGTAGTTCAAATTCAGTCAACATCATTAAAGGTTACTCCCGCCGGTGCTAAAACCGCCAAAAATAAGCCCACAGCCCTCGTCAATCAGACTGTTGTAGCTAAATCTTCTTCCACCAAAGACAAGCCTGCCCTCACCATAGATCAAACTGCTCAGTCAACACCAGTAAATGCCGCTGGTTTTGCAGCTGACAAAGATAAGCTTGCTGTGATCAAAGCCCCAAATGCTACTACCACCAAAGAAAAGCCTTCCTCTGGAAAACCAATGAAGGTGGTCATCAGTGAAGGCTGTGACTCAAGCAACGGCAAGGATAAGGAGCTGAAGTTGCAGCCTGGCGAGCCTCTCGTGATGACACATAAAATCAGCTTGGTGCCTGGTGGCTGCAGTGGCGGATGTGATGCTGAGATGGCTGCGCTGAAAGGACGCGTGGCCCGACTGGAAAGAGAGATGACTTCCCTTAAAGAGAAAT GTCCATGTTCTGCAAGTTGTCCAAGTGGATGTAATGGCGCTAGAGAGTGTCAGAAGGGGAAATGTATCTGCCAACAGGGATTCACCGGTCCAGACTGCA AAACTGCCAAAGGAAAGGTCAAGGTAACCATGGAAACAACAACCCAGCAGTCAAACAAAGACAAGGAAAACAAGCAGGAGAAAATTACCAAAGAGGAGAACACACTTATCCAGAAGAAAGAGCAGAAGAAGGGGTCTGACGTCAAAGAGACCACCACTAAAACCAAAGAGACCACCATTAAAACCAAAGTGGCTACTAATGCTAAAGAAGGTGCTAAAAAAGAATCCTCTGTTAATAAAATAACTATTAAAAAGACAAGTGAGACAAAGACCAGTCTCCCAACCCTTGATCAGGTTCTGTTGAAACATGAGGGCAGAAAGCAGGAAGAAGCCCGCAAAGGCAAAACAACATCTAAAAAGATCCCCCAAAAACCTGACAACAAGCGCGTTGAGGAAGGAACCAACGATAAAGCGCATCCTAAAGACCAACCTCAAACTAATGTAACTCTAATTAATGTGAAGAAATCTAATTGCACAGCTAAAATTGTGACCCTTCTGACCAAGGGTGTGGGAGCAAACAAAACCAGAACAGGGAAAGAGACTTTGGAGCAGTCCACACTTGCTGAGAAGAATGTTACTCAATCTTCTGGAAATCAACGCACCAAGaaggtaaaagtagaaatgaCAAATGTGCAATCTGTAGACACCAGAAACACTGACGCTGGCAAAGTTGAGAAAGCGAAAGACGCACAGAAGAGTCAGTATCTTGTTAATTCAACTTTGGTATCAACCACCCTTGACTCTGGGAGTGTGAAGAAGACGGGAGGATCTGGATTAGGCTCTGTAAAGGCTGTAAACATATCCTCCTACAGCTTCACTGTCACATGGACAGCACCACAAGGGATGTTCAAGAACTTCACCGTGATCAGAATAGAGCCTCGGACAGAGGGTGACGAAGACAACCACGAGGAGATGGAAGAAGTAGCTCTTGAAGGAGAGACGGCCTCCACAGCTAAGAACACAACAGAAGTACAAGTAGAGAGTGAGAGCACCAACACAACTGCTGCCTCTGGTAAAGCAGCTGGAGCTAGTGGCAAATCAGAAACAAAGAGGATCTCTATGGTGGTCCCAGGCAGCGTTCGCTCTGTAGAGTTCAGCAACCTTCGGGCAAATACAGCATATGTTATTCAAGTATATGGCTCTGCAGCTGACAGGAAATCAAAGACTCACAAAGCAACTGCAATTACAG GGCCTGAGCCAGCCACAGAGATGGTTTTCAGCAATGTAACAGATTCTTCTTTCAATGTTTCCTGGACCAAACCAAAGACCACATTCTCCAGCATCAGGGTCACGTACACCAACATCATCACAG GTGAGAGCCGCTTCGTGACCGTGGAGTCTCATCAATCTTACGTGGTTCTGTCGAAGCTGTCTGCCGGAACCTCCTACATTGTCATCGTAACGACTACACAAGGCAGAACACAGAGTGACATCCTCACATCCCTTATGACCACAG TGCCCGCTCCCCCAACACACCTGCAAGTTGTCAATGTGACAGATACCAAAGCTGTGCTTCAATGGACACCAAGTCTGGGGAAAGTAGACCGCTTCATCATCAGCTACGAGTCCTCCAAAA CTCCTAatgtgacagtgacagtgatgcTGTCTGGGAACTCAGTGGAGCACCAGTTGAGAGGCCTGCAGAGAGGCACACTGTACAAAGTCAAAGTCCTGAGCCAGAAGGACAGTCTGCAGAGCATGGCCATCTCTACCACGTTCACTACAGCTAATC tGGTTAAAGCCAGTGAAGTTGGAACTCGCTCTGCAGTGATAGCATGGAGAACATCCAATGTTATTTATTACAGCTACAGACTGATCTACCAGGTggcaggagaggagacaaag GAGGTGATCCTGGATCAATCCTCCACAGAGTATAAGCTGACAGGGCTGTTGCCAATGTCACGCTACATTGTTCTGGTACAAGGCGAGATAGATGGACAATTCACATCTGTTGTCACCACAGAATTCATCACAG gCAAACTGCGGTTCCCCTTCCCTACTGAGTGCTCTCAGGAGCTGCTCAATGGAGCTCTACAGTCAGGCGAGGTGGATATCTACCCGGatggaaaagagggaggaaCAGTCAGAGTCTACTGTGACATGGAGACGGATGGCGGCGGCTGGACG gtTTTCCAGAggaggatgaatggaaaaactGATTTCTACAGAACATGGAATGAATACAGCGCTGGCTTTGGAAACCTCAGCGAAGACTTCTGGCTCG GAAATGAGCTCCTTCACAACCTGACCAGTGTCGGCCCTGTGAGTCTGAGAGTGGATTTGCAATCTGGAAATGACACCGCTTACGCTCACTACGCCGACTTCACCATTGATTCAGCCGAGAGGCACTATACTCTTGCAGTGTCTGGTTACACTGGAactgcag GTGACTCTATGAGGTATCATAATGGACGTCCATTCTCAGCCCGCGACAAGGACCCTGATCCTCTGGGGATCCACTGTGCCAGGGCTTATATGGGAGGCTGGTGGTACAAGAACTGCTACAAGACTAACCTCAACGGGCTTTACGGCATCAACAGTAATAATCAG GGAGTGGTCTGGATAGACTGGAAAGGTAAAGACTCTTCCATTGCCTTCACTGAGATGAAGTTCAGACCGGCCAGGTTCTCTCCTGCCACTCATGGCTAA
- the LOC134861650 gene encoding steroid 21-hydroxylase isoform X1: MAIEISVITAGAVFLVLLLSIVLISCKRDTSLKENHKGSKSTVKAGLLQDLHQLLPHSSSPSLPGPPGFYLIGNMMELTHDHLPIHLNHLAQRYGNIYRLKCGNTTMVVLNSSEVIREALVKKWSDFAGRPVSYTGDIVSGGGHTISLGDYNEEWRAHRRLVHSALQRCCQQSLHSVIERQALHLRKVLMDYQGNAVDLSEDFTVAASNVITTLAFGKEYEKSSSELQQLHSCLNEIVALWGSSWISALDSFPLLRKLPNPVFSRLLKEVAKRDEIIKKHLNNYKSQDNRNEDAITGSLLQGLDKQHNTAHGVLLTDIHVHMATVDLLIGGTETTAAWLNWTVAFLLHKPEVQTKVYKEMCTVLEGRYPKYSDRHRLPILSALINEVLRLRPVAPLAVPHRAIRDSSIAGYFIPKNTVIIPNLFGAHHDPAVWSDPYNFKPERFLAGGGGSTRALIPFGGGARLCLGESVAKMELFLFTAYLLRDFHFIPPESEASLPDLRGVASVVLKVKPYTVVACLRPEYNP, from the exons ATGGCAATAGAAATATCAGTGATCACTGCGGGAGCGGTGTTCCTAGTTTTGCTGCTGTCTATTGTACTGATTTCTTGTAAGAGAGACACATCTTTAAAGGAAAACCACAAGGGAAGTAAGTCAACAG TTAAAGCTGGACTGCTGCAGGATCTCCATCAGTTGCTCCCCCACTCCTCGTCTCCTTCCCTCCCAGGTCCTCCCGGCTTCTACCTAATTGGCAATATGATGGAGCTGACACATGATCATCTGCCAATTCACCTGAACCATTTGGCACAGCGGTATGGAAACATCTACCGTCTGAAATGTGGAAACACAA ccatggtggtaCTAAATAGTAGTGAAGTTATAAGAGAAGCACTGGTGAAAAAATGGTCAGACTTTGCAGGGAGACCAGTTTCATACACAG GTGATATTGTGTCTGGGGGAGGGCATACCATCTCTCTGGGGGACTATAATGAGGAGTGGAGGGCACATCGTCGCCTCGTCCACAGTGCTTTGCAGCGTTGCTGCCAGCAATCGTTGCATAGTGTGATCGAAAGACAGGCGCTGCATCTGAGAAAG GTGTTGATGGACTATCAAGGCAACGCTGTAGATCTCTCAGAGGATTTTACAGTGGCAGCCAGTAATGTCATCACCACTTTGGCTTTTGGAAAAGAA TATGAAAAGAGTTCCtcggagctgcagcagctgcacagcTGTCTGAATGAGATTGTTGCCCTGTGGGGCTCCTCCTGGATTTCTGCTCTGGACTCCTTTCCACTGCTCAGA AAATTGCCCAATCCTGTATTTTCCCGTCTTCTGAAAGAGGTGGCCAAGAGAGATGAAATTATAAAGAAACATCTCAACAATTACAAG TCACAAGACAACAGAAATGAGGATGCCATCACAGGATCACTCCTACAGGGCCTtgataaacaacacaacacagcacaTGGAGTG CTCCTGACAGATATTCATGTTCACATGGCCACTGTGGACCTTCTCATCGGGGGAACAGAGACAACTGCAGCTTGGCTCAACTGGACTGTGGCCTTCCTATTGCACAAGCCAGAG GTGCAGACCAAAGTGTATAAGGAGATGTGCACAGTACTAGAGGGACGATACCCCAAGTACAGTGACAGACACAGACTTCCTATCCTGAGCGCTCTCATCAACGAGGTGCTCAGACTGAGGCCAGTTGCCCCACTGGCTGTGCCACACAGAGCCATCAGAGACAGCAG TATTGCAGGTTACTTCATCCCGAAGAACACGGTCATCATTCCTAATCTTTTTGGAGCACACCATGATCCTGCAGTTTGGTCTGACCCATACAACTTTAAACCAG AGCGATTTCTGGCGGGAGGAGGAGGCTCCACCCGTGCCCTGATTCCTTTTGGAGGGGGAGCTCGGCTCTGCCTGGGGGAGTCAGTGGCCAAAATGGAGCTCTTTCTGTTTACTGCCTACTTGCTGAGAGATTTCCATTTCATCCCTCCTGAGAGTGAGGCCTCTCTGCCTGACTTGAGAGGAGTTGCTAGTGTTGTCCTCAAGGTCAAACCCTACACAGTTGTAGCATGTCTGAGGCCAGAGTATAATCCTTAA
- the LOC134861650 gene encoding steroid 21-hydroxylase isoform X2 has product MAIEISVITAGAVFLVLLLSIVLISCKRDTSLKENHKGIKAGLLQDLHQLLPHSSSPSLPGPPGFYLIGNMMELTHDHLPIHLNHLAQRYGNIYRLKCGNTTMVVLNSSEVIREALVKKWSDFAGRPVSYTGDIVSGGGHTISLGDYNEEWRAHRRLVHSALQRCCQQSLHSVIERQALHLRKVLMDYQGNAVDLSEDFTVAASNVITTLAFGKEYEKSSSELQQLHSCLNEIVALWGSSWISALDSFPLLRKLPNPVFSRLLKEVAKRDEIIKKHLNNYKSQDNRNEDAITGSLLQGLDKQHNTAHGVLLTDIHVHMATVDLLIGGTETTAAWLNWTVAFLLHKPEVQTKVYKEMCTVLEGRYPKYSDRHRLPILSALINEVLRLRPVAPLAVPHRAIRDSSIAGYFIPKNTVIIPNLFGAHHDPAVWSDPYNFKPERFLAGGGGSTRALIPFGGGARLCLGESVAKMELFLFTAYLLRDFHFIPPESEASLPDLRGVASVVLKVKPYTVVACLRPEYNP; this is encoded by the exons ATGGCAATAGAAATATCAGTGATCACTGCGGGAGCGGTGTTCCTAGTTTTGCTGCTGTCTATTGTACTGATTTCTTGTAAGAGAGACACATCTTTAAAGGAAAACCACAAGGGAA TTAAAGCTGGACTGCTGCAGGATCTCCATCAGTTGCTCCCCCACTCCTCGTCTCCTTCCCTCCCAGGTCCTCCCGGCTTCTACCTAATTGGCAATATGATGGAGCTGACACATGATCATCTGCCAATTCACCTGAACCATTTGGCACAGCGGTATGGAAACATCTACCGTCTGAAATGTGGAAACACAA ccatggtggtaCTAAATAGTAGTGAAGTTATAAGAGAAGCACTGGTGAAAAAATGGTCAGACTTTGCAGGGAGACCAGTTTCATACACAG GTGATATTGTGTCTGGGGGAGGGCATACCATCTCTCTGGGGGACTATAATGAGGAGTGGAGGGCACATCGTCGCCTCGTCCACAGTGCTTTGCAGCGTTGCTGCCAGCAATCGTTGCATAGTGTGATCGAAAGACAGGCGCTGCATCTGAGAAAG GTGTTGATGGACTATCAAGGCAACGCTGTAGATCTCTCAGAGGATTTTACAGTGGCAGCCAGTAATGTCATCACCACTTTGGCTTTTGGAAAAGAA TATGAAAAGAGTTCCtcggagctgcagcagctgcacagcTGTCTGAATGAGATTGTTGCCCTGTGGGGCTCCTCCTGGATTTCTGCTCTGGACTCCTTTCCACTGCTCAGA AAATTGCCCAATCCTGTATTTTCCCGTCTTCTGAAAGAGGTGGCCAAGAGAGATGAAATTATAAAGAAACATCTCAACAATTACAAG TCACAAGACAACAGAAATGAGGATGCCATCACAGGATCACTCCTACAGGGCCTtgataaacaacacaacacagcacaTGGAGTG CTCCTGACAGATATTCATGTTCACATGGCCACTGTGGACCTTCTCATCGGGGGAACAGAGACAACTGCAGCTTGGCTCAACTGGACTGTGGCCTTCCTATTGCACAAGCCAGAG GTGCAGACCAAAGTGTATAAGGAGATGTGCACAGTACTAGAGGGACGATACCCCAAGTACAGTGACAGACACAGACTTCCTATCCTGAGCGCTCTCATCAACGAGGTGCTCAGACTGAGGCCAGTTGCCCCACTGGCTGTGCCACACAGAGCCATCAGAGACAGCAG TATTGCAGGTTACTTCATCCCGAAGAACACGGTCATCATTCCTAATCTTTTTGGAGCACACCATGATCCTGCAGTTTGGTCTGACCCATACAACTTTAAACCAG AGCGATTTCTGGCGGGAGGAGGAGGCTCCACCCGTGCCCTGATTCCTTTTGGAGGGGGAGCTCGGCTCTGCCTGGGGGAGTCAGTGGCCAAAATGGAGCTCTTTCTGTTTACTGCCTACTTGCTGAGAGATTTCCATTTCATCCCTCCTGAGAGTGAGGCCTCTCTGCCTGACTTGAGAGGAGTTGCTAGTGTTGTCCTCAAGGTCAAACCCTACACAGTTGTAGCATGTCTGAGGCCAGAGTATAATCCTTAA
- the LOC134861650 gene encoding steroid 21-hydroxylase isoform X3, with amino-acid sequence MVVLNSSEVIREALVKKWSDFAGRPVSYTGDIVSGGGHTISLGDYNEEWRAHRRLVHSALQRCCQQSLHSVIERQALHLRKVLMDYQGNAVDLSEDFTVAASNVITTLAFGKEYEKSSSELQQLHSCLNEIVALWGSSWISALDSFPLLRKLPNPVFSRLLKEVAKRDEIIKKHLNNYKSQDNRNEDAITGSLLQGLDKQHNTAHGVLLTDIHVHMATVDLLIGGTETTAAWLNWTVAFLLHKPEVQTKVYKEMCTVLEGRYPKYSDRHRLPILSALINEVLRLRPVAPLAVPHRAIRDSSIAGYFIPKNTVIIPNLFGAHHDPAVWSDPYNFKPERFLAGGGGSTRALIPFGGGARLCLGESVAKMELFLFTAYLLRDFHFIPPESEASLPDLRGVASVVLKVKPYTVVACLRPEYNP; translated from the exons atggtggtaCTAAATAGTAGTGAAGTTATAAGAGAAGCACTGGTGAAAAAATGGTCAGACTTTGCAGGGAGACCAGTTTCATACACAG GTGATATTGTGTCTGGGGGAGGGCATACCATCTCTCTGGGGGACTATAATGAGGAGTGGAGGGCACATCGTCGCCTCGTCCACAGTGCTTTGCAGCGTTGCTGCCAGCAATCGTTGCATAGTGTGATCGAAAGACAGGCGCTGCATCTGAGAAAG GTGTTGATGGACTATCAAGGCAACGCTGTAGATCTCTCAGAGGATTTTACAGTGGCAGCCAGTAATGTCATCACCACTTTGGCTTTTGGAAAAGAA TATGAAAAGAGTTCCtcggagctgcagcagctgcacagcTGTCTGAATGAGATTGTTGCCCTGTGGGGCTCCTCCTGGATTTCTGCTCTGGACTCCTTTCCACTGCTCAGA AAATTGCCCAATCCTGTATTTTCCCGTCTTCTGAAAGAGGTGGCCAAGAGAGATGAAATTATAAAGAAACATCTCAACAATTACAAG TCACAAGACAACAGAAATGAGGATGCCATCACAGGATCACTCCTACAGGGCCTtgataaacaacacaacacagcacaTGGAGTG CTCCTGACAGATATTCATGTTCACATGGCCACTGTGGACCTTCTCATCGGGGGAACAGAGACAACTGCAGCTTGGCTCAACTGGACTGTGGCCTTCCTATTGCACAAGCCAGAG GTGCAGACCAAAGTGTATAAGGAGATGTGCACAGTACTAGAGGGACGATACCCCAAGTACAGTGACAGACACAGACTTCCTATCCTGAGCGCTCTCATCAACGAGGTGCTCAGACTGAGGCCAGTTGCCCCACTGGCTGTGCCACACAGAGCCATCAGAGACAGCAG TATTGCAGGTTACTTCATCCCGAAGAACACGGTCATCATTCCTAATCTTTTTGGAGCACACCATGATCCTGCAGTTTGGTCTGACCCATACAACTTTAAACCAG AGCGATTTCTGGCGGGAGGAGGAGGCTCCACCCGTGCCCTGATTCCTTTTGGAGGGGGAGCTCGGCTCTGCCTGGGGGAGTCAGTGGCCAAAATGGAGCTCTTTCTGTTTACTGCCTACTTGCTGAGAGATTTCCATTTCATCCCTCCTGAGAGTGAGGCCTCTCTGCCTGACTTGAGAGGAGTTGCTAGTGTTGTCCTCAAGGTCAAACCCTACACAGTTGTAGCATGTCTGAGGCCAGAGTATAATCCTTAA